A stretch of [Clostridium] innocuum DNA encodes these proteins:
- the lysA gene encoding diaminopimelate decarboxylase, with protein sequence MCYHYCHKVFSDVSKGTLPLLAFFNEVMEMSKKVLEISGVSVEQLANACGTPLYVYDENKITQKMSQFHELFQSEDFETEVLYASKAFSCKAIVQMAAAHGLCLDVVSGGELYTAMQAGFPMEKIYFHGNNKTWDELIMALEAGIGCVVVDNAMECELLVKAAQRVGTTVRTLIRVNPGVEAHTHKYIVTAHLDSKFGISISRMEDIRNMIQTLTSIPNVTFEGFHSHIGSQIFDKDAYVAEIQTLMKFVNDMQKAYGITTKALNLGGGFAAYYTSEDHPIPLQEVCQTILDTCKWERDRYQLPLEKLMIEPGRSIVAEAGSTLYRIGYQKQTENKKYIFVDGGMSDNIRPALYQAAYACDIANRMDEEKSETVTVAGKCCESGDILVENVQLPHAQTNDLLILYTTGAYGYSMASNYNRLGRPAVVFVKDGKVRFVVKRETYEDMCKLECDEEIKV encoded by the coding sequence ATGTGCTATCATTATTGTCATAAGGTTTTCAGCGATGTCAGTAAGGGTACACTTCCCCTGCTGGCATTTTTTAATGAGGTGATGGAAATGAGTAAAAAAGTGTTAGAAATATCCGGAGTTTCCGTTGAACAGCTGGCCAATGCCTGCGGTACTCCGTTATATGTGTATGATGAGAACAAAATCACACAGAAAATGAGCCAGTTTCACGAGCTGTTTCAGAGCGAGGATTTTGAAACCGAGGTTCTGTATGCGTCCAAGGCGTTCTCCTGCAAGGCGATCGTTCAGATGGCGGCAGCTCACGGCCTGTGTCTGGATGTCGTCAGCGGCGGTGAGCTGTATACTGCCATGCAGGCCGGCTTTCCGATGGAAAAAATCTACTTTCACGGCAACAACAAAACATGGGATGAGCTGATTATGGCACTGGAAGCAGGGATCGGCTGCGTTGTTGTCGATAACGCGATGGAATGCGAGCTGCTGGTAAAAGCGGCACAGCGGGTTGGTACAACCGTTCGTACACTGATTCGTGTAAATCCGGGCGTTGAGGCACATACCCATAAATATATTGTAACCGCACACCTGGACAGCAAGTTTGGTATCTCCATCAGCCGTATGGAGGATATCCGCAATATGATTCAGACGCTGACGAGTATTCCCAATGTCACCTTTGAGGGATTCCACTCGCATATCGGATCCCAGATTTTTGATAAGGATGCCTATGTGGCGGAAATTCAGACACTGATGAAATTTGTGAACGATATGCAAAAGGCATACGGTATCACCACGAAAGCATTAAATCTGGGAGGCGGCTTTGCGGCTTACTATACGAGTGAGGATCATCCGATTCCCCTGCAGGAGGTATGTCAGACAATTCTGGATACCTGCAAATGGGAGCGTGACCGCTATCAGCTGCCGTTAGAAAAGCTGATGATTGAACCGGGGCGAAGCATCGTTGCGGAGGCAGGCTCCACCCTGTATCGCATCGGCTATCAGAAACAGACGGAAAATAAAAAGTATATTTTTGTGGATGGCGGTATGTCGGACAACATCCGTCCGGCACTGTATCAGGCAGCCTATGCCTGCGATATCGCAAACCGCATGGATGAGGAAAAAAGCGAAACAGTTACCGTTGCAGGAAAATGCTGTGAATCCGGAGATATTCTGGTGGAAAACGTACAGCTGCCGCACGCACAGACAAACGATCTGTTAATATTGTATACGACAGGTGCCTATGGCTACAGTATGGCAAGCAATTACAATCGTCTGGGAAGGCCCGCGGTCGTATTCGTAAAGGATGGTAAGGTTCGCTTTGTGGTAAAACGTGAAACATATGAGGATATGTGCAAGCTGGAATGTGATGAGGAAATCAAGGTATGA
- a CDS encoding diaminopimelate epimerase, with protein sequence MIPITKYHGCGNDFIITDWELLKDRSIEDFVLRVCDRHTGIGADGCILVKQKPLEMVFYNADSSRAPMCGNGIRCFAKYCYDEGIETAEEYDVETLAGSKHVTRVSLKPFQVRIDMGTWDDDPKSIQVDTLKEPVMGYELCIGDKSIPVYSFFMSTVHTVVFVSDAFAFDYNDIGHAICHHPLYREQTNVNFVQIVDAHTLQMVTYERGVGMTLACGTGACAAARIAHEKKGCAANLKIIVKRGELHIDIDDQQHVHMFGPAERILKGEVAYV encoded by the coding sequence ATGATACCGATAACCAAATATCATGGCTGCGGAAATGATTTTATCATTACCGACTGGGAGCTGTTAAAGGATCGAAGCATTGAGGATTTCGTCCTGCGCGTCTGTGACCGCCACACGGGAATCGGTGCAGACGGCTGTATTCTGGTGAAGCAGAAGCCGCTGGAAATGGTGTTCTACAATGCGGACAGCTCTCGTGCACCGATGTGTGGAAACGGTATCCGCTGCTTTGCGAAATACTGTTATGATGAAGGCATTGAAACCGCTGAGGAATACGATGTGGAAACACTGGCAGGCAGCAAGCATGTGACACGGGTATCTCTGAAGCCGTTTCAGGTACGTATCGATATGGGGACCTGGGATGATGATCCCAAAAGCATTCAGGTGGATACGCTGAAGGAGCCGGTCATGGGATATGAGCTGTGTATTGGTGATAAAAGCATACCGGTTTACAGCTTCTTCATGTCAACGGTACATACCGTTGTGTTTGTATCCGATGCCTTTGCCTTTGATTATAACGACATCGGGCATGCAATCTGTCACCATCCCCTGTACAGAGAACAGACAAATGTCAACTTTGTGCAAATCGTGGATGCGCATACCCTGCAGATGGTAACGTACGAGCGGGGTGTCGGTATGACGCTGGCATGTGGAACCGGTGCCTGTGCCGCAGCACGCATCGCCCACGAGAAAAAGGGCTGTGCCGCAAATCTGAAAATTATAGTAAAGCGTGGAGAGCTGCATATTGATATCGATGATCAGCAGCACGTCCACATGTTTGGTCCTGCCGAAAGGATCCTGAAAGGAGAAGTTGCATATGTTTAA
- a CDS encoding N-acetyldiaminopimelate deacetylase yields MLERIQKFRRDLHQIPELELELPKTQRYVQETLRDLPCTLSSPIPSSVVAFFDAGRKESIAFRSDMDALPVTEATGRAFASRHAGRMHACGHDGHMAMLLEFAHQLSTYYKELPHNVVLIFQPGEETPGGAEPMCKSGIFEQYHIKRIFGFHVWPMLDNGVIATRRNEFMARSSEVNIDITGKSAHAAKYQEGIDAMEIAARYLLDLYTMEQEELSAETYRLLRFGLLKSGTVRNVVANAARMEGTLRAFQDETYQYLKKRMLELAKPYEEQGAVFSFDINTGYPAVMNDAALVDQVRKLDPNIVLLEKPEMISEDFAHYQRKVPGVFFFLGTGTGIALHAHNFDFDEEVLEAGVREYCKLSRME; encoded by the coding sequence ATGTTAGAGAGAATACAGAAATTTCGCAGGGACCTGCATCAGATACCGGAGCTGGAGCTGGAGCTGCCGAAAACACAACGCTATGTGCAAGAGACGCTCAGGGATCTTCCCTGTACGTTAAGCTCACCGATTCCCAGCAGTGTTGTGGCTTTTTTTGACGCAGGAAGAAAGGAAAGCATCGCCTTTCGCAGTGATATGGATGCATTGCCGGTAACAGAAGCTACCGGAAGAGCGTTCGCATCCAGACATGCAGGCCGCATGCACGCCTGCGGACATGACGGTCACATGGCAATGCTGCTGGAGTTCGCACACCAGCTGTCTACGTATTATAAAGAGCTTCCGCACAACGTGGTATTGATTTTTCAGCCGGGAGAGGAAACACCGGGCGGAGCGGAGCCGATGTGCAAAAGCGGTATCTTTGAACAGTATCATATCAAACGGATTTTCGGTTTTCATGTATGGCCGATGCTGGACAATGGTGTGATTGCCACACGCAGAAACGAATTTATGGCACGCTCCAGTGAGGTGAATATCGATATTACCGGAAAAAGCGCACATGCGGCAAAGTATCAGGAAGGCATTGACGCGATGGAGATTGCGGCGCGCTATCTGCTGGATTTATATACGATGGAACAGGAGGAGCTGTCAGCGGAAACCTATCGTTTACTGCGCTTTGGTTTACTGAAGAGCGGTACAGTTCGTAATGTTGTGGCAAATGCTGCCCGTATGGAAGGAACCCTTCGTGCCTTTCAGGATGAAACCTATCAGTATTTGAAAAAGCGTATGCTGGAGCTGGCGAAGCCGTATGAAGAACAGGGGGCAGTGTTCTCCTTTGATATCAATACCGGCTATCCCGCAGTCATGAATGACGCTGCCCTTGTGGATCAGGTGCGGAAGCTGGATCCGAATATCGTGCTGCTGGAGAAGCCCGAAATGATTTCCGAGGATTTTGCCCATTATCAGCGAAAGGTACCGGGCGTATTCTTCTTTCTGGGGACAGGTACCGGGATTGCCCTGCATGCCCACAATTTTGACTTCGATGAAGAGGTACTGGAAGCAGGAGTTAGGGAATACTGCAAGCTGAGCAGGATGGAATAA
- a CDS encoding YigZ family protein, with product MYRLKEDTMAELEIKKSRFLCYLHKSFSEADAKEFIQQIKKLHPNARHHCYAFIIGEQNELQRSNDDGEPQGTAGVPMLECLANRQMQDTVAVTVRYFGGIKLGAGGLIRAYSKSVSNALDQAVITQKQKRLVYSMTFSYELIGKLDHYFRQNEVTVLDKDYGEQVTYLWMCKEPLDADMAEITNGRFLPEFIEERIVDVEV from the coding sequence ATGTACAGATTAAAAGAAGATACCATGGCAGAGCTGGAAATCAAAAAAAGCAGATTTCTCTGTTATCTGCATAAAAGCTTTTCCGAAGCGGATGCCAAGGAGTTTATACAGCAGATCAAAAAGCTTCATCCAAACGCAAGGCATCACTGCTATGCCTTTATCATCGGAGAACAGAATGAGCTGCAGCGAAGCAATGACGATGGGGAGCCACAGGGGACAGCCGGTGTCCCCATGCTGGAATGTCTGGCAAACCGTCAGATGCAGGATACCGTTGCGGTAACCGTCCGCTATTTTGGCGGTATTAAGCTGGGAGCCGGAGGACTGATTCGTGCCTACTCAAAAAGTGTATCCAATGCACTGGATCAAGCCGTCATTACACAGAAGCAAAAACGCCTGGTGTATTCCATGACCTTCAGCTATGAGCTGATTGGAAAGCTGGATCACTATTTCCGGCAAAATGAGGTTACTGTTTTAGATAAGGATTACGGAGAACAGGTTACCTATCTCTGGATGTGCAAAGAGCCTCTGGATGCGGATATGGCAGAGATTACAAACGGGCGCTTTCTGCCGGAATTTATAGAGGAACGCATCGTTGATGTGGAAGTCTAA
- the dapD gene encoding 2,3,4,5-tetrahydropyridine-2,6-dicarboxylate N-acetyltransferase — protein sequence MDAKEIIAFIQNAEKKTPVKVYLKEKKPVAFPDCKVFGTDSKVIFGDWKIIEPILKENAESIEDMVVENDCRNSAVPLLDKKYINARIEPGAVIRDQVEIGDNAVIMMGAIINIGAIIGEGTMIDMGAVLGGRATVGKHCHIGAGAVLAGVIEPASATPVIVEDDVLIGANAVVIEGVHIGKNAVVAAGAVVIEDVPANSVVAGCPARVIKEKDAKATEKTELVDALRSL from the coding sequence ATGGACGCAAAGGAAATTATCGCATTTATACAAAACGCAGAAAAAAAGACACCGGTAAAGGTGTATCTGAAGGAAAAAAAGCCGGTTGCTTTTCCGGACTGTAAGGTATTCGGGACCGACAGCAAGGTCATATTCGGTGACTGGAAGATCATTGAGCCAATCCTGAAGGAGAATGCGGAAAGCATCGAGGATATGGTCGTGGAAAACGACTGCCGCAATTCCGCTGTACCGCTGCTGGATAAAAAATATATCAATGCACGGATCGAGCCTGGGGCAGTCATCCGAGATCAGGTGGAAATCGGTGACAATGCCGTTATCATGATGGGCGCTATTATCAATATCGGTGCCATCATCGGTGAAGGTACCATGATTGATATGGGTGCTGTGCTGGGCGGCAGAGCGACTGTTGGAAAGCATTGTCACATCGGTGCAGGGGCCGTTCTTGCGGGGGTTATCGAACCGGCAAGCGCAACTCCTGTCATTGTGGAGGATGATGTATTGATCGGTGCAAATGCCGTGGTGATCGAGGGAGTGCATATTGGAAAAAATGCCGTGGTTGCGGCAGGTGCTGTGGTCATTGAGGATGTTCCTGCCAACAGTGTGGTCGCAGGATGCCCGGCTCGCGTCATCAAGGAAAAGGATGCAAAAGCCACAGAGAAAACCGAGCTGGTTGACGCATTGCGCAGTTTGTAG
- a CDS encoding maltodextrin glycosyltransferase → MNYLKRLYEELEKQCKSHAKKIYNYAIPQSWNLYGYRPAKSIRSRELLVHPYEFYLFTLRNILKDADGNWKQPQLTKEKPSDKRDWLKHASVYSLMVRTATAWDHDRDDRLVSDNLYHLNDNGTFLKSILLLPLLKRMGVNTLLLHQIFPLCKTQNAHDYPVKEAVTDFRSIDALLQDKLVRKLDAKEQCAAFLEACHLLGFRVILEYCPGKLARENSYYKEHPEWFFWYDSDQQNAYHPPRCNALPQNTLPFTYALKDFYRSADVQQHIALFQEAPAGLHKFESLREIERALHTTIAPSMVDQINAAIPAELDTTIWRMYEDIHTQVPKDIRAQAKPYLMQDIIRYDLHPARKPMTALWDYLCENISWYQQELGIDGIFLEKPYLLPEKLQRAMAKAARKQRKSFVMIAEDTVSDNSTLWLNKGYDAISGSGAYEESDVWNFKFHSFSYRLKGNACLMFAACESFDSRRIVSVEGNTAAIMLTVMNQFLPNGIPFMMNGVESFEVQPMQLSEYGDSKYLNALPKEDPRHRRQAYLDEYWFDYRNPNLPVLPALLEKTSAIRKAYEEAVTDPNACIPVWFDSPRDYGIGFTYISAQKALLVVCNTNVHDSVLLHIHTENMICELPFTPASLQQIFSTKDPFTHDIMMDSFQNIPLEFDPGEVKFIELKPE, encoded by the coding sequence ATGAATTATTTAAAACGCTTATATGAGGAGCTGGAAAAGCAGTGCAAAAGCCATGCAAAGAAAATTTACAATTATGCAATTCCGCAGTCCTGGAATCTGTATGGATACCGTCCAGCAAAGAGCATCCGCAGCAGAGAGCTGCTTGTACATCCGTATGAGTTTTATCTTTTCACTCTGCGCAATATCCTGAAGGATGCGGATGGAAACTGGAAACAGCCGCAGCTTACGAAAGAGAAACCCTCTGATAAAAGAGACTGGCTAAAGCATGCCAGTGTGTATTCTCTCATGGTTCGCACAGCAACCGCCTGGGACCATGATCGCGACGACCGCCTGGTGAGTGACAATCTTTACCATCTCAACGATAACGGAACCTTTCTGAAAAGCATCCTGCTGCTTCCGCTGCTGAAGCGCATGGGTGTCAACACTCTGCTGCTGCATCAGATTTTTCCGCTTTGCAAAACGCAGAATGCACATGATTATCCGGTCAAGGAGGCCGTCACAGACTTTCGAAGCATCGATGCGCTGCTGCAGGACAAGCTAGTCAGAAAGCTGGATGCCAAAGAACAATGCGCCGCCTTTCTGGAGGCCTGTCATCTGCTGGGATTCCGTGTAATTCTGGAATACTGTCCCGGCAAGCTGGCAAGAGAGAACAGCTATTATAAGGAACATCCGGAGTGGTTTTTCTGGTATGACAGCGATCAGCAAAACGCTTATCACCCGCCTCGCTGCAATGCACTGCCCCAGAATACCCTTCCCTTCACCTATGCCCTGAAGGATTTTTACCGAAGTGCGGATGTCCAGCAGCATATCGCCCTGTTTCAGGAGGCTCCCGCTGGTTTGCATAAGTTTGAAAGCTTAAGAGAAATCGAAAGAGCCCTGCATACAACAATTGCTCCATCCATGGTGGATCAGATCAATGCCGCTATCCCTGCCGAGCTGGATACGACCATATGGCGCATGTATGAGGACATTCACACGCAGGTTCCCAAGGATATAAGAGCACAGGCCAAGCCATACCTGATGCAGGATATCATCCGCTATGACCTCCATCCGGCGAGAAAGCCGATGACAGCGTTGTGGGATTACCTGTGTGAAAATATCAGCTGGTATCAGCAGGAGCTTGGTATAGACGGCATCTTTCTGGAAAAGCCGTATCTGCTTCCGGAAAAGCTGCAAAGGGCTATGGCCAAAGCAGCAAGAAAGCAGAGGAAATCCTTTGTCATGATAGCCGAGGATACGGTGAGTGACAACAGTACGTTATGGCTGAATAAAGGCTATGATGCCATATCCGGCAGCGGGGCCTATGAGGAAAGTGATGTATGGAATTTTAAATTTCACAGCTTCAGCTATCGACTAAAGGGAAATGCCTGTTTGATGTTTGCGGCCTGTGAGTCCTTTGATTCCCGCCGTATCGTCAGTGTGGAGGGTAATACCGCTGCGATTATGCTGACGGTGATGAATCAGTTTCTGCCAAATGGAATTCCGTTCATGATGAATGGTGTGGAGTCCTTTGAGGTGCAGCCGATGCAGCTGAGTGAATACGGCGATTCCAAATATCTGAACGCATTGCCTAAGGAAGATCCCCGGCATCGCAGACAGGCATATCTGGATGAATACTGGTTTGATTACCGCAATCCGAATCTTCCTGTGCTTCCTGCCTTGCTTGAGAAGACAAGCGCTATCCGGAAAGCCTATGAAGAAGCTGTTACGGATCCGAATGCCTGTATTCCCGTATGGTTTGACTCTCCAAGAGATTACGGTATCGGGTTCACCTACATAAGTGCACAGAAAGCACTGCTGGTTGTATGCAATACCAACGTGCATGACAGTGTACTGTTGCACATACATACGGAAAACATGATCTGCGAGCTGCCGTTTACCCCGGCCTCCCTGCAACAGATTTTTTCTACAAAAGACCCGTTTACTCATGATATCATGATGGACAGCTTCCAGAATATACCACTGGAATTTGATCCGGGAGAGGTAAAGTTTATAGAATTAAAGCCGGAATGA
- the dapB gene encoding 4-hydroxy-tetrahydrodipicolinate reductase — MLNVLVAGYGKMGKMIVETIEQSDDMKVVMIADGTNHPDVSTLQEHVDIIIDFSHPDNLTWIKPFVLEHACAYICGTTGHNDIQKRQVEELSSVAPVVFQANFSLGIAVFQEVLQMITPMLEESFDMEVVEKHHNQKQDAPSGTAKMLVAAMNREHTYREVHGRNGFVGKRQKEIGIHAVRGGTVAGEHDVYFFGDDEIFEIKHTANSRKIFVNGALRAARFAVTQKPGMYTMKDILFA; from the coding sequence ATGTTAAATGTACTTGTTGCAGGCTATGGGAAAATGGGAAAAATGATTGTGGAAACCATTGAGCAGAGCGACGATATGAAGGTCGTTATGATTGCCGACGGTACCAATCATCCGGATGTATCCACCCTGCAGGAGCATGTGGATATCATCATTGACTTTTCTCATCCGGACAATCTGACCTGGATCAAGCCGTTTGTACTGGAGCATGCATGTGCCTATATCTGCGGCACCACCGGGCATAATGATATTCAGAAGCGCCAGGTGGAAGAGCTGAGCAGTGTGGCACCGGTTGTATTTCAGGCAAATTTCTCTCTTGGAATCGCAGTTTTTCAGGAGGTTCTGCAAATGATTACACCGATGCTGGAGGAAAGCTTTGATATGGAGGTTGTGGAAAAGCACCATAACCAGAAGCAGGACGCGCCAAGCGGTACCGCCAAAATGCTGGTAGCTGCCATGAACAGGGAGCATACATACCGGGAGGTACACGGAAGGAACGGTTTTGTAGGGAAACGACAGAAGGAAATCGGTATACACGCCGTGCGCGGCGGCACAGTTGCAGGGGAGCATGATGTTTACTTTTTCGGAGATGATGAAATCTTCGAAATCAAGCACACTGCCAACAGCCGTAAAATTTTTGTGAACGGGGCATTGCGCGCTGCACGCTTTGCCGTTACACAGAAGCCGGGTATGTATACCATGAAGGATATTCTGTTCGCATAA
- a CDS encoding copper homeostasis protein CutC: MNTQIEICCGSYYDAQQAEAGGAKRIELNSALHMGGLTPSVATLRLIKEHTKLCVMTMIRPRGAGFHYLSQDYDVMVEETRDMIKNGADGIVFGCLDAYGNIDTEQSGHITALAKVNHKQVVFHRAFDCVKDPFKAIETLINIGVDRVLTSGTYPTAFEGKEIIRQLQERYGDQIEILAGCGIDAINAKELIAYTGVKQIHSSCKDWLRDETTCGERVTYSYGPQGHKSDYEVVNSKKVEHLIWSVQ, encoded by the coding sequence ATGAATACTCAAATTGAAATCTGCTGCGGCAGTTACTATGATGCGCAGCAGGCAGAAGCCGGAGGTGCAAAGCGCATCGAATTAAACAGTGCATTGCATATGGGCGGCTTAACACCGAGTGTAGCAACACTGCGCTTAATAAAGGAACATACAAAGCTATGCGTTATGACGATGATACGTCCCCGCGGGGCAGGATTTCATTATCTTTCACAGGATTATGACGTTATGGTAGAGGAAACAAGAGATATGATCAAGAACGGTGCCGATGGAATCGTATTCGGCTGCCTGGACGCATACGGGAATATTGATACAGAGCAGAGTGGGCATATTACTGCACTGGCAAAAGTGAACCATAAGCAGGTGGTATTCCATCGCGCTTTCGACTGTGTGAAAGATCCATTCAAAGCAATAGAAACCCTGATCAATATAGGAGTAGACCGAGTGCTTACGAGCGGTACTTACCCCACGGCATTTGAGGGAAAGGAAATCATACGGCAATTACAAGAGCGTTATGGCGATCAAATCGAAATACTCGCCGGATGCGGTATAGATGCCATCAATGCAAAGGAGCTCATAGCCTATACAGGAGTAAAACAGATTCACTCCTCTTGCAAAGACTGGCTGCGGGATGAAACAACCTGTGGCGAGCGTGTTACTTACAGCTATGGACCGCAGGGTCATAAAAGCGATTATGAGGTTGTAAACAGTAAAAAAGTCGAGCATTTAATCTGGAGCGTTCAATAG
- a CDS encoding aspartate kinase, with the protein MNVVEKYGGTSVGTIAQIKAIAAHAAKLKAQGNQVVIVASAMGKTTNKLIAMAKEIGEHVNERELDSLLSTGEQRTITLLAMAIDALGVPAVSLTGYQCGFITSDHHSHARIMDIDITRLKQHLNDDKVVVVAGFQGANEVGDITTLGRGGSDTTAVALAAKLGWECHIFTDVNGVYTIDPRMYPHAKRLHKITYNEMMQMACLGAGVLETRSVELASKYGVRLYLGRALEENLDKGTYIMEKTKHLEDMPITGISIKEDYAIMRVNDLPNDGKFLNSLFAMISQLDINLDTISQQLTHDGKVNFAFYCNKQQSDVILKNIDKLHSRYPISRLLGFVKLSIVGVGISTHSGIAAKVLTTLSDHNIRYYQITSSEISISLTIEEKDKLKAVEVLGKAFDL; encoded by the coding sequence ATGAATGTTGTAGAGAAGTATGGAGGAACAAGCGTCGGCACGATTGCGCAGATCAAGGCAATCGCAGCACATGCGGCAAAGCTGAAGGCACAGGGGAATCAGGTGGTCATCGTGGCAAGCGCCATGGGAAAGACGACCAACAAGCTGATAGCCATGGCGAAGGAAATCGGTGAGCATGTTAATGAGCGCGAGCTGGATTCCCTGCTTTCCACCGGTGAACAGAGAACAATCACCCTGCTTGCGATGGCCATTGATGCGCTGGGTGTTCCGGCAGTTTCTCTAACCGGATACCAATGTGGGTTCATAACCAGCGATCATCATTCCCATGCCCGTATCATGGATATTGACATCACCCGTTTGAAGCAGCATCTGAATGATGATAAGGTTGTCGTAGTTGCGGGCTTTCAGGGAGCGAATGAGGTCGGGGACATCACGACGCTGGGGCGCGGCGGCAGTGATACGACTGCGGTGGCACTGGCGGCCAAGCTGGGCTGGGAGTGTCATATTTTCACCGATGTCAACGGCGTGTATACCATTGACCCCAGAATGTATCCGCATGCGAAACGTTTGCACAAAATCACATATAATGAAATGATGCAGATGGCATGTCTTGGTGCAGGGGTACTGGAAACAAGAAGCGTCGAGCTTGCCAGCAAGTACGGAGTGCGTCTGTATCTGGGAAGAGCACTGGAAGAGAATTTAGACAAAGGAACGTATATTATGGAAAAAACGAAGCATCTGGAAGACATGCCGATCACAGGGATCAGCATCAAAGAGGATTATGCAATTATGAGGGTAAACGACCTGCCCAATGACGGAAAGTTTCTGAACTCGCTGTTTGCGATGATATCACAGCTGGATATCAATCTGGACACCATATCCCAGCAGCTGACTCATGACGGTAAGGTTAATTTTGCCTTTTACTGTAATAAACAGCAATCGGATGTGATTCTGAAAAATATTGATAAGCTGCATTCCCGCTATCCGATCTCCCGTCTGCTTGGCTTTGTGAAGCTGTCCATTGTCGGAGTGGGGATTTCCACACACAGTGGTATAGCCGCGAAGGTTCTGACAACACTGAGCGATCACAATATCCGCTATTATCAAATCACCTCCAGTGAGATTTCCATTTCCCTGACGATTGAGGAAAAGGATAAGCTGAAGGCGGTTGAGGTGCTCGGAAAGGCCTTTGACCTATGA
- a CDS encoding 4-hydroxy-tetrahydrodipicolinate synthase, with translation MFNVKGSIVALVTPFHEDGSVNFDKLKEILEWHVENGTDGILVLGTTGESSTMTHEEDDAVVECTLQTIKGRIPVIVGSGSNCTETAVDKSKKYAAMGADALLVISPYYNKANAQGMIAHFTAVADAVDKPIILYNVPGRTGCSISEEAVKVLSKHPNICGIKEASGNIAYAAGIARYLSDDFVMFSGNDDMVIPLLSLGGSGVISVWANIMPKEVHEMVHNYLNGDTEAALATQLHYLDLIHALFIEVNPIPVKEALNMMGKAVGGYRLPLCEMEETHRKALLHEMKEAGLC, from the coding sequence ATGTTTAATGTTAAAGGAAGTATTGTCGCTCTGGTAACTCCGTTTCATGAGGATGGAAGTGTGAATTTTGATAAGCTGAAGGAAATTCTGGAATGGCATGTGGAAAACGGAACGGATGGTATTCTGGTTCTGGGTACAACCGGTGAATCCAGCACCATGACGCACGAAGAGGATGATGCGGTCGTGGAATGCACCCTGCAGACAATCAAAGGAAGAATCCCTGTAATTGTCGGCAGCGGCTCCAACTGTACGGAAACTGCCGTTGATAAGAGCAAGAAATATGCCGCTATGGGAGCCGATGCACTGCTTGTGATTTCTCCCTACTACAACAAGGCAAATGCACAGGGGATGATTGCCCATTTTACTGCCGTGGCGGATGCTGTGGACAAACCGATCATTCTCTATAATGTGCCGGGCAGAACCGGATGCAGTATCAGCGAGGAAGCAGTCAAAGTGTTAAGCAAACACCCGAACATCTGCGGTATCAAGGAAGCAAGCGGAAACATCGCGTATGCCGCAGGCATTGCACGGTATCTGAGTGATGATTTCGTTATGTTTAGTGGAAATGATGATATGGTCATTCCCCTGTTATCGCTTGGCGGCAGCGGCGTCATTTCCGTATGGGCAAATATCATGCCGAAGGAAGTACATGAAATGGTGCACAATTACCTGAACGGGGATACAGAGGCGGCGTTAGCGACACAGTTACACTATCTTGATCTGATTCACGCCCTGTTTATCGAGGTCAATCCGATTCCTGTCAAGGAAGCCCTGAACATGATGGGCAAGGCTGTCGGCGGATACCGTCTTCCGTTATGTGAAATGGAGGAAACACACCGCAAGGCACTGTTACATGAAATGAAAGAGGCCGGTCTATGTTAA